One uncultured Fibrobacter sp. DNA segment encodes these proteins:
- a CDS encoding FAD-dependent protein has protein sequence MFTYRFRELPVALNKKGEVRAALAKQIRVHPEEIFNLEVERFSLDSRRKGDPHWSYNVVFDVASPLRTTGNNARGLIEAKRERQGIESEPQKDSVQMPSHIDIVGAGPSGLWAALHLLRKGFTVNLYEQGKNVEERFRDIRRFIVDRKFNAHSNVLFGEGGAGAFSDGKLNTRSRNAFSEAVLKDMVGFGVDESVVTFAKPHIGTDRLVLMLREVRAEIAKLGGRIHFNTVLEDIEIKAGRICAIQLRDVSGHEARDVSLPFWKPCEALVLAVGHSARSVYTLLHARGVALESKAFAMGVRVEHPQMLINLRQLGKGVDTRLTGAAEYFLATPTLGKTSSAYSFCMCPGGILVPCASEPGTLATNGMSYSRRNGPFANGAIAVPIAASEKLFGGLELQRQIESDAYRVGGNNYAAPAQTIKSFLAHKEDAALPKSTYPCGLVQSNLWDWMDKTICKSLAEGFQNFDRKIPGFIDEGLIVAPETRTSSPIRITRNNDTLESVNTRGLYVLGEGAGYAGGIVTSAADGARLAHHAKKA, from the coding sequence ATGTTTACCTACCGCTTCAGAGAATTGCCTGTCGCCCTGAACAAGAAGGGCGAAGTCCGGGCTGCACTCGCAAAACAAATCCGCGTACATCCGGAAGAAATTTTCAACCTCGAAGTCGAAAGGTTCTCATTGGACAGCCGCCGGAAAGGCGACCCGCACTGGTCTTACAACGTCGTTTTCGATGTGGCATCGCCGCTGCGCACGACAGGCAACAACGCCCGAGGACTTATCGAAGCAAAACGGGAAAGGCAGGGCATAGAGTCGGAGCCCCAGAAAGACTCCGTGCAGATGCCAAGCCACATAGACATCGTCGGAGCGGGACCGAGCGGGCTGTGGGCCGCCCTGCACCTGTTGCGCAAAGGGTTTACGGTCAACCTCTACGAGCAGGGGAAAAACGTCGAAGAGAGGTTCCGCGACATCCGGCGATTCATCGTCGACAGGAAATTCAACGCGCACAGCAACGTGCTCTTTGGCGAAGGCGGCGCGGGAGCCTTCAGCGACGGGAAGCTGAACACGCGGAGCCGCAACGCCTTTAGCGAAGCGGTCCTCAAGGACATGGTCGGCTTCGGCGTCGACGAAAGTGTCGTCACCTTCGCAAAGCCGCACATCGGCACAGACAGGCTCGTGCTGATGTTGCGGGAAGTCCGTGCCGAAATTGCAAAACTCGGCGGACGCATCCATTTCAACACGGTCCTCGAAGATATCGAAATCAAGGCCGGGCGCATCTGCGCCATCCAACTGAGGGATGTGAGCGGGCACGAGGCTCGGGATGTTTCGTTGCCGTTCTGGAAACCTTGCGAGGCGCTAGTGCTCGCCGTCGGGCATTCTGCCCGCAGCGTCTACACGCTGCTGCACGCCCGTGGCGTCGCCCTCGAAAGCAAGGCTTTCGCCATGGGCGTGCGCGTCGAGCACCCGCAAATGCTCATCAACCTGCGGCAACTCGGCAAGGGCGTAGACACGCGCCTCACCGGAGCCGCAGAATACTTCCTCGCCACGCCGACACTGGGCAAGACAAGCAGCGCTTACAGCTTTTGCATGTGCCCCGGTGGCATCCTGGTGCCCTGCGCCTCAGAACCCGGAACTCTCGCGACGAACGGCATGAGCTACAGCCGCCGCAACGGCCCCTTCGCCAACGGTGCCATCGCCGTCCCCATTGCCGCAAGCGAAAAACTGTTCGGCGGCCTTGAACTCCAGCGCCAAATAGAAAGCGACGCCTACCGCGTCGGCGGCAACAACTACGCCGCCCCCGCACAGACAATCAAGTCGTTCCTCGCACACAAAGAAGATGCGGCTCTCCCCAAATCCACCTATCCCTGCGGACTCGTGCAGAGCAATCTCTGGGACTGGATGGACAAAACCATTTGCAAGAGCCTCGCAGAAGGCTTCCAGAACTTTGACCGGAAAATCCCCGGATTCATTGACGAAGGGCTGATTGTCGCGCCGGAAACGCGCACCAGTTCGCCCATCCGCATCACGCGCAACAACGACACGCTCGAAAGCGTGAACACGCGCGGGCTTTACGTACTCGGCGAAGGCGCCGGATATGCCGGCGGAATCGTCACCAGCGCAGCCGACGGTGCCCGCCTCGCCCACCACGCAAAAAAAGCGTAG